The following are encoded together in the Chaetodon auriga isolate fChaAug3 chromosome 4, fChaAug3.hap1, whole genome shotgun sequence genome:
- the hand2 gene encoding heart- and neural crest derivatives-expressed protein 2 isoform X1, whose translation MSLVSGFSHHPVMHHHDSHHYSLHAAAAGRCHEDAGAPPYFTSWLISHADMSPTEYSLAPGYSPEYHGNSGGGSAGGLDSHHHHHHHYGPGGLVQGAGTISVNGTTVGMHHHTHPRTVKRRPTANRKERRRTQSINSAFAELRECIPNVPADTKLSKIKTLRLATSYISYLMDILDKDGQADTQAFKAELKKTEAREERRKREAVEIPKTTSSSSSSSSYSSSAGDKKSKGRTGWPQHVWALELKQ comes from the exons atGAGTCTTGTCTCGGGCTTCTCTCACCACCCGGTCATGCACCACCACGACAGCCACCACTATTCCTTGCATGCGGCGGCGGCCGGTCGGTGTCACGAGGACGCCGGAGCTCCTCCGTACTTTACGAGTTGGCTGATAAGCCACGCGGATATGTCTCCCACCGAATACAGCCTCGCGCCCGGCTACAGCCCAGAGTACCATGGCAACAGCGGCGGCGGGTCTGCCGGCGGCTTGGACtcccaccatcaccatcaccaccactaCGGACCCGGCGGCTTGGTCCAGGGGGCCGGCACCATCTCGGTGAACGGAACCACGGTCGGTATGCACCACCACACACATCCTCGGACCGTGAAACGGAGACCCACGGCCAACCGGAAGGAGAGGCGGCGGACCCAGAGCATCAACTCGGCCTTTGCGGAGCTGAGGGAGTGTATCCCCAACGTGCCGGCCGACACCAAGCTATCCAAAATCAAGACGTTGCGACTGGCCACAAGCTACATCTCCTACCTGATGGACATCCTGGACAAGgacggacaggcagacacacaggcttTCAAGGCCGAGCTGAAGAAGACGGAGGCTCGGGAGGAgcggaggaagagagaggcg GTGGAGATCCCCAAGACaacctcatcctcatcatcctcatcgtcTTACTCTTCGTCAGCGGGCGATAAGAAGAGTAAAGGACGGACAGGATGGCCTCAACATGTCTGGGCTCTGGAACTTAAACAGTAg
- the hand2 gene encoding heart- and neural crest derivatives-expressed protein 2 isoform X2 encodes MSLVSGFSHHPVMHHHDSHHYSLHAAAAGRCHEDAGAPPYFTSWLISHADMSPTEYSLAPGYSPEYHGNSGGGSAGGLDSHHHHHHHYGPGGLVQGAGTISVNGTTVGMHHHTHPRTVKRRPTANRKERRRTQSINSAFAELRECIPNVPADTKLSKIKTLRLATSYISYLMDILDKDGQADTQAFKAELKKTEAREERRKREAVRALSSSSSTGDKKSKGRTGWPQHVWALELKQ; translated from the exons atGAGTCTTGTCTCGGGCTTCTCTCACCACCCGGTCATGCACCACCACGACAGCCACCACTATTCCTTGCATGCGGCGGCGGCCGGTCGGTGTCACGAGGACGCCGGAGCTCCTCCGTACTTTACGAGTTGGCTGATAAGCCACGCGGATATGTCTCCCACCGAATACAGCCTCGCGCCCGGCTACAGCCCAGAGTACCATGGCAACAGCGGCGGCGGGTCTGCCGGCGGCTTGGACtcccaccatcaccatcaccaccactaCGGACCCGGCGGCTTGGTCCAGGGGGCCGGCACCATCTCGGTGAACGGAACCACGGTCGGTATGCACCACCACACACATCCTCGGACCGTGAAACGGAGACCCACGGCCAACCGGAAGGAGAGGCGGCGGACCCAGAGCATCAACTCGGCCTTTGCGGAGCTGAGGGAGTGTATCCCCAACGTGCCGGCCGACACCAAGCTATCCAAAATCAAGACGTTGCGACTGGCCACAAGCTACATCTCCTACCTGATGGACATCCTGGACAAGgacggacaggcagacacacaggcttTCAAGGCCGAGCTGAAGAAGACGGAGGCTCGGGAGGAgcggaggaagagagaggcgGTAAGAGCACT tagtagtagtagtagta CGGGCGATAAGAAGAGTAAAGGACGGACAGGATGGCCTCAACATGTCTGGGCTCTGGAACTTAAACAGTAg